One segment of Spodoptera frugiperda isolate SF20-4 chromosome 5, AGI-APGP_CSIRO_Sfru_2.0, whole genome shotgun sequence DNA contains the following:
- the LOC118272047 gene encoding SET domain-containing protein SmydA-8 — translation MVQQGSCIVCLSPAIQKCSGCQNVHYCSKDHQKQDWKQHKFQCTPIRLKESEKYGRYLEASRDIKAGDIVLKEKPLITGPAQVTPPVCLGCYKLLEEGKTLSCEKCGWPFCSADCIVKEEHDPECHYTQQRGEKVNISTFGIPHPNYQCITVLRCLYQRDHNQKLWEKIQGLQSHCEDRRDTDKWNSDKKMVADFIWKFFKLEGTFSEEEIMKCCGILQINGHEVPLLEPEYVALFDRISMVEHNCRANCNKSFTSQGDIILCAGVNIPSGSHITVCYTDPMWGTEARRHHLADSKFFECTCERCSDVTELGTMYSAVKCKKKDCKGYLLPDTFILPILHKTKNPNPETRNLDNKFWKCNSCQDAVSDAIIQQLVQDIGRELSIMPKGDPEACERFIGHCSSYLHPSHFYMTDVSMALAQMIGQEVEQGLAMVTDDRLLLKTQLCKKIAELLETLAPAETRLRGTLLFELHAAVAETGRRQALTDGPMTLLGYVSESRKILSESAQLLRHEPPELPEGRLNRQARINLIQMDELIRNLSAALPSPL, via the exons ATGGTACAACAAGGCTCCTGTATAGTGTGCTTATCTCCGGCAATCCAGAAATGTTCTGGTTGCCAGAATGTGCACTACTGCTCCAAAGACCACCAGAAGCAGGACTGGAAGCAGCACAAGTTCCAGTGCACACCAATCAGGTTGAAGGAGAGTGAGAAGTATGGAAGGTACCTGGAAGCCTCTAGGGATATCAAGGCTGGAGATATTGTGCTGAAAGAGAAGCCTCTTATCACTGGACCAGCACAG GTCACTCCACCAGTCTGTCTCGGTTGCTACAAGCTGCTGGAAGAAGGCAAGACGTTGTCATGTGAGAAGTGTGGGTGGCCCTTCTGTTCCGCAGACTGCATCGTCAAGGAGGAGCACGACCCTGAGTGCCATTATACTCAACAGAGGGGAGAAAAG GTGAACATCTCCACATTTGGTATACCTCATCCGAATTACCAGTGCATCACAGTGCTCCGCTGCCTGTACCAGCGCGACCACAACCAGAAGCTGTGGGAGAAGATCCAGGGTCTGCAGTCTCACTGCGAAGACAGAAGGGACACTGACAAGTGGAACAGTGACAAGAAGATGGTCGCTGACTTCATCTGGAAGTTCTTTAAGTTAGAGGGCACCTTCAGTGAGGAGGAGATCATGAAGTGCTGCGGTATACTGCAG ATCAACGGTCATGAGGTGCCTCTTCTGGAGCCGGAGTACGTGGCGCTGTTCGACCGGATCTCCATGGTGGAGCACAACTGCCGCGCCAACTGCAACAAGAGCTTCACCTCACAGGGAGACATT ATTCTCTGCGCTGGTGTAAACATCCCCTCTGGATCCCACATCACCGTGTGCTATACGGACCCCATGTGGGGCACGGAAGCGCGGCGCCACCATCTCGCTGACTCCAAGTTCTTCGAGTGCACGTGCGAGCGCTGTTCTGACGTCACTGAGCTGGGGACCATGTACAGCGCTGTCAAGTGCAAGAAGAA AGACTGCAAGGGCTACCTTCTGCCAGACACCTTCATCCTCCCGATCCTACACAAGACGAAGAACCCCAACCCAGAGACCCGCAACTTGGACAACAAGTTCTGGAAGTGTAACTCCTGCCAGGATGCAGTGTCTGATGCCATCATACAGCAGTTGGTGCAGGACATTGGGAGAGAGCTCAGCATCATGCCGAAGGGGGATCCTGAGGCTTGTGAAAG GTTCATAGGCCACTGCAGCAGCTACCTACATCCCTCCCACTTCTACATGACGGACGTGAGCATGGCACTCGCCCAGATGATAGGCCAGGAGGTGGAGCAGGGCCTGGCAATGGTGACAGACGACCGGCTGCTCCTCAAGACACAGCTCTGCAAGAAGATCGCTGAGCTACTCGAAACTTTGGCTCCTG CTGAAACTCGTCTCCGTGGCACGCTGCTGTTCGAGCTGCACGCTGCAGTGGCGGAGACAGGGCGGCGGCAGGCGCTCACTGATGGACCTATGACCTTGCTGGGATATGTCTCC GAATCCCGTAAGATCCTGTCAGAATCAGCCCAGCTGCTGCGCCACGAGCCGCCCGAGCTGCCCGAAGGTCGCCTGAACCGGCAGGCGAGGATCAACCTCATTCAGATGGACGAGCTGATCAGGAACCTGTCTGCTGCGTTACCCTCACCTTTgtaa
- the LOC118271950 gene encoding toll-like receptor 3: MSIARYIWLLLCYAQYARSNLMDEYKDFTSTFLYPKDDKTEELPIQLGKDWASGCICRATYHQRVVVCFGNYECMKFPRVKVRSEVLRVRTTVITEIRKGELDFLYYLKVLEIEANHQLRYLQPGIFSNLTNLEQLSISYNTLLQTIHETTFEGLTNLHNLTLVNNGFNSVLQLTPSFKPSILPSLKRLDLSENTLETIPEDAFKPMAGTSLRKLDLNLCRLDHIHPNAFLPLKHLRDLHIGDNDLNSTLIENFLVTLIENNINLLHLDLSGMGFRKQPPKKLMNIIANSTIQSLILTRNQFEIISKDSFPKMPNLQLIDLRKVSCILVDPMAFTPEMFPNLRFLLLSGNNLPGIHGTHLSNQLMLLDLSDNRGHANNPVYYEIDRYTFTESKNLQVLNLAFNGIRAIFNYTFTGLENLKILSMENGTIYHIGADSFKATKHLEILNLANNPLTANQNLTSAKFDGLNELKILILENCGIKQFYDDDNFFEMMPNLTHLVLRNNQLYYITAEILKPLKFLQFLDLSENLLMSWWKPIFLSSGVKPNRLYLTNNKISHFSLSMIQDIGYLLEASKGDIVIDLMDNIFVCDCNSMFTTYRWLQANATKALKQYIFSSKFQCTSPDLWEDRRVSEYLISVKSLHCLMYEKISNVMVLVWTAPSLVTISLVLFIIAIVYKFRMYIRYWMFIAKVALGRNLKKKQVKTDGGKTYKYDAFVSYCNEDREFVHEMISQLESKPPFLKLCVYERDFEIGSFISEAVLTSINESKYVILIISNSFAKSQWCRWETQLAEYHRIFLEDGTTYDPLVLIRIGEIQSKYLTTTLKYLLKTKIYHSWDQRNEEEFWKKLRDVIIKK, from the exons ATGTCAATAGCTCGCTACATCTGGCTACTTCTGTGTTACGCTCAATACGCCAGGTCCAACCTTATGGACGAGTACAAAGACTTCACCAGCACCTTCTTGTACCCCAAGGATGATAAGACGGAGGAGCTTCCTATTCAGCTGGGCAAGGACTGGGCGTCTGGCTGCATCTGCAGGGCCACCTACCACCAAAGAGTCGTCGTTTGCTTCGGAAACTACGAGTGCATGAAATTTCCTAGG GTAAAAGTACGCAGTGAAGTTTTAAGAGTAAGAACCACAGTCATCACTGAAATCCGAAAAGGAGAATTAGACTTTCTATACTACTTGAAAGTATTAGAAATAGAAGCGAACCATCAGCTCCGGTACCTGCAGCCTGGAATATTCTCAAACTTAACAAATCTGGAACAACTGTCCATATCATACAATACTTTACTTCAAACGATCCATGAGACTACGTTCGAGGGACTGACGAATCTCCACAACTTAACATTAGTTAACAACGGATTTAATTCAGTACTACAACTTACACCATCATTCAAACCCAGTATACTACCGTCTTTAAAAAGACTAGATTTATCTGAAAATACTCTAGAAACCATCCCAGAAGATGCCTTCAAACCCATGGCAGGAACTTCATTAAGGAAACTAGATCTTAATTTGTGTAGACTAGATCACATACATCCCAATGCCTTTCTACCACTAAAACATTTAAGAGATCTCCATATTGGAGACAATGATCTGAACTCCACGTTAATAGAAAACTTCTTAGTAACTTTGATTGAGAATAACATCAATTTATTACACTTGGATTTATCTGGGATGGGATTCAGAAAACAACCACCGAAGAAGCTGATGAATATTATTGCAAATTCCACAATACAAAGTTTAATACTAACAAGAAATCAGTTTGAGATAATCAGTAAAGATTCTTTTCCAAAAATGCCCAATTTACAACTAATCGACTTGAGAAAAGTTTCCTGCATCTTGGTGGACCCTATGGCTTTCACTCCTGAAATGTTTCCAAACCtaagatttttgttattgaGCGGTAACAATCTGCCAGGAATCCACGGAACGCACTTGTCTAATCAACTGATGTTATTAGATTTATCTGATAACAGAGGACATGCAAACAATCCAGTGTACTATGAAATAGACAGATATACCTTCACAGAGAGTAAAAATCTACAAGTATTAAACTTAGCATTTAATGGTATTAgagctatttttaattatacatttacaGGACTAGagaacttaaaaatattaagtatggAAAACGGTACAATCTATCACATAGGAGCCGATAGTTTCAAAGCTACCAAACATTTGGAAATACTGAACTTAGCTAATAACCCTTTGACTGCTAATCAAAATCTAACAAGTGCAAAATTTGATGGATTAAATGAACTGAAAATTCTTATTCTAGAAAATTGTGGCATCAAACAATTCTATGACGATGATAACTTTTTTGAGATGATGCCTAACTTGACTCACCTTGTACTTAGAAATAACCAACTGTACTACATAACCGCAGAGATATTAAAACCATTAAAATTCCTCCAATTTCTAGATTTAAGTGAAAATCTACTAATGTCGTGGTGGAAACCAATATTTTTGTCTTCTGGTGTTAAACCAAATCGGTTGTATTTGACGAACAACAAAATATCACACTTCTCACTGAGCATGATTCAGGACATCGGTTACTTGTTGGAAGCAAGCAAAGGTGATATCGTCATAGATTTAATGGACAACATTTTTGTGTGTGACTGCAACTCCATGTTTACTACATACCGTTGGCTACAAGCAAATGCAACTAAGGCTTTAAAGCAATATATCTTTAGCTCCAAATTCCAATGCACTAGTCCTGACTTGTGGGAGGATAGGAGAGTGTCAGAATATTTGATTTCAGTAAAAAGTCTGCACTGTTTGATGTACGAGAAGATATCGAATGTGATGGTGCTGGTGTGGACGGCGCCGTCACTGGTCACAATATCTCTAGTCTTATTTATAATCGCTATTGTTTACAAGTTTAGAATGTATATACGCTACTGGATGTTCATAGCTAAGGTAGCATTAGGTAGAAATCTAAAGAAGAAACAAGTAAAGACGGATGGAGGGAAAACGTATAAATATGACGCTTTTGTGTCCTATTGTAATGAGGATAGAGAATTTGTTCACGAAATGATATCACAGTTGGAATCGAAGCCACCGTTTCTGAAACTGTGTGTTTACGAGAGGGACTTTGAGATAGGGTCGTTTATATCTGAAGCAGTGTTAACCAGTATTAATGAGAGTAAGTatgtaattttgataataaGCAATAGTTTTGCGAAATCACAATGGTGTCGTTGGGAGACACAGTTGGCGGAGTACCACAGGATATTCTTAGAGGATGGGACCACGTATGACCCTCTGGTGTTGATAAGAATAGGAGAGATACAGAGTAAGTACCTGACGACAACGTTGAAGTACTTGTTGAAGACGAAGATCTACCACTCGTGGGACCAGAGGAACGAGGAGGAGTTCTGGAAGAAATTGAGGGACGTTATCATTAAGAAGTGA
- the LOC118272073 gene encoding protein spaetzle 4 isoform X1, translating to MRFAIAFLFVATWTAGQCAGFDYASACARPNRSSRGRALPDAPCDLSKHNYCTTPGKNYPWHAIRRFVRENQGLMRRMYGEERQISIIKAELENFIEDEDDEDFDGKSADFAEDIIKTKMMYTKMSQGRAMKDKPHFRPINSEKNKKLDNDTLKVKPLETNQTKLSNTDNGTKTEMSNETVNEKGISYKTKLESIANIEINNLEPDVITLEAVIKQSIETNSIYPKFSGNNKVEAVSETKNSTDKNTTTTESINTTETTTDGYDSTTEAGKDWRPMNVDTSTLPPTLLFSEHEKVKITDRIDTKLPEKEEFRPKPVQHQESMRPSVIKLRGANACESKEQIAAPFWANSTRGEQLALLNMYPYEQYIHLETCVHERKQMYCREGCRCEQQFRLHRLLAYDPRNECRGIFAEWFKFPSCCVCKCYDVPLEFRARSPRILHPQYDEEVKRVIYEDVARDWYSMSAYGDDDDLF from the exons ATGCGGTTTGCTATCGCCTTTCTGTTTGTG GCGACATGGACAGCAGGGCAATGTGCCGGGTTCGACTACGCATCGGCGTGTGCGCGGCCCAACAGGTCGAGCCGAGGCCGGGCGTTACCTGACGCGCCGTGCGACCTCTCCAAGCACAACTACTGCACCACGCCGGGGAAGAACTACCCCTGGCATGCCATCAGGAGGTTCGTGAGAGAGAACCAG GGCCTAATGCGGAGAATGTACGGAGAGGAACGGCAGATATCTATCATTAAGGCAGAACTTGAAAACTTCATAGAGGATGAAGATGACGAAGACTTTGATGGAAAGTCAGCAGACTTCGCAGAGGACATCATCAAAACTAAGATGATGTACACCAAAATGAGTCAAGGACGTGCCATGAAAGACAAACCACACTTCAGACCAATCAATAGCGAAAAGAACAAAAAACTAGACAATGACACTCTCAAAGTGAAACCCCTAGAGACAAATCAAACAAAACTGAGCAACACGGACAACGGCACCAAAACTGAGATGAGCAACGAAACGGTAAATGAAAAAGGTATatcatataaaacaaaacttgaaAGCATAgcaaatatagaaataaataacttagagCCAGATGTTATTACTTTAGAGGctgtaataaaacaaagtattgAAACTAATAGCATATACCCAAAGTTTTCCGGTAATAATAAGGTTGAGGCGGTTAGTGAGACAAAGAATAGTACAGACAAAAACACGACTACAACTGAAAGTATTAACACTACAGAGACTACAACTGACGGGTATGACTCGACCACTGAGGCGGGGAAGGACTGGCGACCAATGAACGTGGACACCTCGACGTTACCACCGACGCTCCTGTTCTCTGAGCATGAGAAGGTCAAGATAACCGACCGGATAGATACTAAGTTGCCGGAGAAGGAGGAATTCCGCCCAAAACCAGTGCAGCACCAGGAGTCGATGAGGCCGTCCGTTATCAAGCTACGAGGAGC TAACGCGTGCGAGTCCAAAGAGCAGATAGCAGCGCCGTTCTGGGCGAACAGCACGCGCGGAGAGCAACTGGCGCTACTGAACATGTACCCTTACGAGCAGTACATACACCTGGAGACCTGCGTGCATGAGCGCAAGCAGATGTACTGTCGGGAGGGATGCAG ATGCGAGCAACAGTTCCGTCTCCATCGCCTCCTAGCGTACGACCCTCGCAACGAGTGTCGCGGCATCTTCGCCGAGTGGTTCAAGTTCCCCTCCTGCTGCGTCTGCAAGTGCTACGACGTGCCTCTGGAGTTCCGGGCCAGGTCGCCCAGGATCCTGCACCCGCAGTACGATGAGGAGGTCAAGAGGGTCATCTACGAAGATGTAGCGAGGGATTGGTACTCCATGTCGGCGTACGGCGATGATGatgatttgttttaa
- the LOC118272073 gene encoding protein spaetzle 4 isoform X2 translates to MRFAIAFLFVATWTAGQCAGFDYASACARPNRSSRGRALPDAPCDLSKHNYCTTPGKNYPWHAIRRFVRENQGLMRRMYGEERQISIIKAELENFIEDEDDEDFDGKSADFAEDIIKTKMMYTKMSQGRAMKDKPHFRPINSEKNKKLDNDTLKVKPLETNQTKLSNTDNGTKTEMSNETVNEKETTTDGYDSTTEAGKDWRPMNVDTSTLPPTLLFSEHEKVKITDRIDTKLPEKEEFRPKPVQHQESMRPSVIKLRGANACESKEQIAAPFWANSTRGEQLALLNMYPYEQYIHLETCVHERKQMYCREGCRCEQQFRLHRLLAYDPRNECRGIFAEWFKFPSCCVCKCYDVPLEFRARSPRILHPQYDEEVKRVIYEDVARDWYSMSAYGDDDDLF, encoded by the exons ATGCGGTTTGCTATCGCCTTTCTGTTTGTG GCGACATGGACAGCAGGGCAATGTGCCGGGTTCGACTACGCATCGGCGTGTGCGCGGCCCAACAGGTCGAGCCGAGGCCGGGCGTTACCTGACGCGCCGTGCGACCTCTCCAAGCACAACTACTGCACCACGCCGGGGAAGAACTACCCCTGGCATGCCATCAGGAGGTTCGTGAGAGAGAACCAG GGCCTAATGCGGAGAATGTACGGAGAGGAACGGCAGATATCTATCATTAAGGCAGAACTTGAAAACTTCATAGAGGATGAAGATGACGAAGACTTTGATGGAAAGTCAGCAGACTTCGCAGAGGACATCATCAAAACTAAGATGATGTACACCAAAATGAGTCAAGGACGTGCCATGAAAGACAAACCACACTTCAGACCAATCAATAGCGAAAAGAACAAAAAACTAGACAATGACACTCTCAAAGTGAAACCCCTAGAGACAAATCAAACAAAACTGAGCAACACGGACAACGGCACCAAAACTGAGATGAGCAACGAAACGGTAAATGAAAAAG AGACTACAACTGACGGGTATGACTCGACCACTGAGGCGGGGAAGGACTGGCGACCAATGAACGTGGACACCTCGACGTTACCACCGACGCTCCTGTTCTCTGAGCATGAGAAGGTCAAGATAACCGACCGGATAGATACTAAGTTGCCGGAGAAGGAGGAATTCCGCCCAAAACCAGTGCAGCACCAGGAGTCGATGAGGCCGTCCGTTATCAAGCTACGAGGAGC TAACGCGTGCGAGTCCAAAGAGCAGATAGCAGCGCCGTTCTGGGCGAACAGCACGCGCGGAGAGCAACTGGCGCTACTGAACATGTACCCTTACGAGCAGTACATACACCTGGAGACCTGCGTGCATGAGCGCAAGCAGATGTACTGTCGGGAGGGATGCAG ATGCGAGCAACAGTTCCGTCTCCATCGCCTCCTAGCGTACGACCCTCGCAACGAGTGTCGCGGCATCTTCGCCGAGTGGTTCAAGTTCCCCTCCTGCTGCGTCTGCAAGTGCTACGACGTGCCTCTGGAGTTCCGGGCCAGGTCGCCCAGGATCCTGCACCCGCAGTACGATGAGGAGGTCAAGAGGGTCATCTACGAAGATGTAGCGAGGGATTGGTACTCCATGTCGGCGTACGGCGATGATGatgatttgttttaa
- the LOC118271889 gene encoding serine/threonine-protein kinase VRK1, giving the protein MAGRVKKAAPKKKAAGYKMPAPIPTGEVIKDTLFKKEWRIGPSIGVGGFGEIYSACDHTLKVKGSDYPYAIKIEPHENGPLFVEINFYLRNANKDDIAKFMQSRKLTSLGMPTYFGKGSHECNGVTYRYLVMERFGKDVWSLFTEAGKSFPPATVFQLGLQMLDVLEYIHSRGYVHADLKGANMLLGLKKTAKNQVYLVDFGLATRLKEDQPFTPDPKSAHNGTIEYTSRDAHLGEPTMRGDLEILGYNMLQWLVGELPWEKSLKQPKTVQAMKEEFMKNVRTKIKSMSSNVPDALIKFFEYINTMKPKEVPDYKKCRKLFEDYLKTEGKTRNSTLEFSPSKVKSPSKGRKRVIAVDSDGSDEEEPVKVTKQNGDVPKKRGRKPKVADADTENKAPEVKEIKTKGKRKSSEPAVLVKVKKTRLNPASTPPAKENHNNIATQTSIEKNKYSPRLNTSRHVSFDSPISEIVGDSSKNSGINSSGDIFDDSFTIEKVKVKPKRKLLSNEEVLVKRVVRKKVTSVKKGKSWKDLPTVVNGRSPPK; this is encoded by the exons ATGGCTGGGCGCGTCAAAAAGGCAGCACCCAAGAAAAAAGCCGCTGGCTATAAAATGCCAGCTCCTATTCCCACTGGTGAAGTTATTAAGGATACTCTCTTCAAAAAGGAATGGCGGATAGGACCGTCTATCGGTGTAGGAGGATTTGGAGAAATATATTCAGCCTGCGACCATACTTTAAAAGTCAAAGGATCAGATTACCCCTACGcaataaaaatt GAGCCTCATGAGAATGGACCACTTTTTGTGGAAATTAACTTCTATCTCAGGAATGCCAACAAGGATGACA ttgcAAAGTTTATGCAAAGCAGAAAGCTGACAAGCTTGGGCATGCCAACATACTTTGGCAAGGGGTCACATGAGTGCAATGGAGTCACTTACAGATACTTGGTCATGGAGCGCTTTGGCAAAGATGTGTGGAGTCTGTTCACCGAGGCCGGGAAGTCATTCCCACCAGCTACTGTCTTCCAATTGGGTTTGCAGATG cttgaCGTGTTGGAGTACATACACAGCCGTGGCTACGTACATGCAGACCTCAAAGGCGCCAACATGCTACTTGGTCTGAAGAAAACTGCTAAGAACCAAGTGTATCTAGTAGACTTCGGTCTAGCCACACGACTGAAAGAGGACCAGCCATTCACCCCAGACCCGAAAAGCGCTCATAATGGTACCATTGAGTACACTAGCAGGGATGCACATTTGGGAG AGCCTACAATGCGCGGAGACCTGGAGATCCTCGGTTACAACATGCTGCAGTGGTTGGTAGGAGAGCTGCCCTGGGAGAAGTCCCTCAAGCAACCAAAGACAGTACAGGCCATGAAGGAAGAATTCATGAAGAATGTACGGACCAAAATAAAGAGCATGTCTAGCAATGTACCTG ATGCACTAATCAAATTCTTCGAATACATAAACACAATGAAGCCTAAAGAAGTACCAGATTACAAGAAGTGTCGAAAATTGTTCGAAGACTACCTCAAGACTGAAGGCAAAACTAGAAATAGTACGCTAGAATTCTCCCCTAGTAAGGTTAAGTCACCAAGTAAAGGTAGAAAGAGAGTTATTGCTGTGGACAGTGATGGCTCTGATGAAGAGGAACCGGTGAAGGTAACTAAACAGAATGGAGATGTACCAAAGAAACGAGGAAGGAAACCCAAGGTCGCAGATGCAGATACAGAAAACAAGGCCCCAGAAGTGAAGGAGATAAAGACAAAGGGTAAGAGGAAATCATCAGAGCCAGCCGTGTTGGTTAAAGTGAAGAAGACGAGGTTAAACCCAGCATCCACACCCCCCGCTAAGGAGAACCACAACAACATCGCCACACAGACCTCCATTGAGAAGAATAAGTACAGTCCGAGACTAAACACTTCCAGACACGTGTCCTTCGATAGCCCGATCAGTGAAATAGTTGGTGACAGTAGCAAGAACAGTGGCATCAACTCGAGCGGGGACATTTTCGATGACTCCTTCACTATAGAGAAAGTTAAAGTTAAGCCTAAGAGAAAATTGTTATCCAATGAAGAGGTACTTGTTAAGAGGGTAGTTAGGAAAAAAGTTACGAGTGTGAAAAAGGGTAAGTCTTGGAAAGATCTCCCTACAGTTGTGAATGGGCGGTCGCCACCCAAGTAA